In the genome of Dyadobacter fermentans DSM 18053, the window TATCATGCTGGTCCAGAGGTTGGTATAATGAAACCGGCCCAGCTGTGTATCCACGCGCAGAAACAGGTAAGGACTGCTGTTGTCCGAAAGCACCAGCGAACGGTAACCGCTGCCGAAAGTATTGTAATCGTGCCCGAATTTGACATTAATGGCTTTCAATGGCCGGAAAGTAATGTAGCCGCGGGCCGAAAGGAAGTCGTTGCCGTGGTTGCGTGTCGCTTTGGCCAGCCCTTCGCCGGGGAAGCTGTATTTGGGGGCGAATGCATTGACGTACCTGGGAAAACGTCCCTGGTTGTCCGATACAAAAGTGTAAAAACCCAGCTTTTCGTTGATCATCCCCCGGATCTCCACGCCCCGGCCGGTAAACCACAGCGATTGATGCGACGTGGTGTCGTAGCTGTTGTCTCTTCCGATGAAATTGGTGGTGGTAAAATTGAAATGCAGGTCGAAATCTTTGTTGTGGATGCTGTAAAGGTCGGCCGGGTGGTGGAAAAACTTCCGTTTCTGTCCCGGCGGAGGCGATTTAAACCAGCCGAGTCGGGCAAGCCGGTTGTATTTGGCCGAATCGGTCGAGATCATTCCCTTGGTCCATTCCCAGCTGTCTTCGCGCAGGTAATCGATCGTTTCCCAGTCGCGGTCGGTCAGGTCCGTGGTACCTTCTTTCAAAATGGAATCGGTGAGCGCCACCACGGCTTTGCGTTCGAATGGCTTGGCATTGTAGTGAAAACCTTCGGAAAATTTGCCCCTTTTGATTTCCAGACGATCAATGAGATGATAATAGTCGTCATTGAGCGGAACGAATGAACTTTGCGCGTGTACGTATGCTGAGGATACCAGTGTTAAAAACAGTATTTTAAAATGCCGGATAATTCCCTGATACATAGGCAACAAAAATCTTCTGACACGGCAATATGAGCTCTTGCACGTAATTTTTAGAAATGGTCTTCCAAATTACGTCAATGAATTTGTATTATCTTGCATGGAGTAGTCTAAAAAACTGTCGCTCCCATGTTTTTACTTTCCCAGAAACCTTCCATAGCGGATCATTACCTGGCCGAATTACGTGATGTGAATTGTCAGACAGACCGGATGCGGTTTCGGCGGAATATGGAAAGGGTGGGTGAGCTGCTGGCTTACGAATTGTCCAAAACGCTCACCTTCAAAACGGAGAAAGTAGAAACGCCGCTCGGTACGGCACCGTGCCGCTCGATGCTGCAACCCATTGTGCTCGCTACGATCCTGCGCGCCGGGTTACCATTTCACCAGGGTTTCCTGAACATTTTTGACAAAGCCGATAATGCATTCATCGGTGCCTACCGCGGGCACCACATCAATGCCGAGGAGGAATTTACGGTGGAAATGGACTACATTACCAGCCCCGATCTTACCGGAAAAATCCTGGTCATGATCGACCCGATGCTCGCGACCGGCCGGTCGATGGAAAAGGTTTACCATGCATTGCTGCGCTTCGGCATTCCTTCGCAAACACATATAGCCTCCGTTATCGCCAGTCCGGAGGGCGTGCAATACCTGCAAAGCCGCATTCCGCAATGCCGCCTCTGGCTCGGGGCGGTGGACCAGAAGCTGAACGAACAATACTACATTGTACCAGGCCTTGGCGACGCCGGCGACCTGGCTTTCGGCGAGAAATAGCTTCGCGCTTTTCAGTTCAGCAATTCATCGAACATAATAGACACGTAATAGGTGCTGCCCACATTCGGGCTGGCATACGACTGGAAGTACGATTTCCCGAACAGGTTTGTCCCGCCCAGCTTGACGATTGATTTGATTGCCTGAATTTTCCGGCTCACCTGCGCATCCAGATTACTGATCGCCGGCACCCGCGTGTTCGAAAATATCGGAACATCCGTGGTGGTAGGCACCACAAAGCTCGATTCCCACAAAAAGGCCTGCTGATAGCGATAAACCACGTTGAAGCCCCAGTTATTGGCACTCGTAATGCGCCGGCCGAGGCTTACATTGTACCGGTATTTGGGTGTGTTAAACTGTGAATACTGCACTTCGGGCGACGGCGTGAAGTCTTTCAGCTCATTGTTCGCCACATTGCCGCCGATGTTGAATCCTTTGGGTAATACGTAGTTTAATCCGACAGCGAAACCGCGCGTGGTGATGGTTTCGGTCGTGTTCACCGTCCGCGCAAATCCCTGATAACTACCCACTCCAATACCCGATTCGAGCGGCAAACCCGGTGCTGCCGCAGCGGTAGGGACCACGATCACCGTTCCGCCGATCAGGTTTTTGTATTTACTGATGTAATAGTAGGCGTCGATAAACAGCCCTTTCGCAATAATGCCCTTGTAACCGATCTCGTAGGTGGCTATGCGCTCGGGTTTGAGTTTAACAGGTTGGTATTTAGGCAATTCTCCCAACGCATAGGCTTTGGCCAGGTCCGGCACGAGGGCGGGCACTTCCTTCGCCAGAATGCCGGGGAGCTGCGCAGCCAGCACGCCAGGAAGCGCCTGGTTCACGCCTGCTGCGATGGCGGCTTGTATCGCCGCTGGGTCATTCGGGATGGTGCCTGCGGCTACGCCCTGGGTTACCTGGGCA includes:
- the upp gene encoding uracil phosphoribosyltransferase, which translates into the protein MFLLSQKPSIADHYLAELRDVNCQTDRMRFRRNMERVGELLAYELSKTLTFKTEKVETPLGTAPCRSMLQPIVLATILRAGLPFHQGFLNIFDKADNAFIGAYRGHHINAEEEFTVEMDYITSPDLTGKILVMIDPMLATGRSMEKVYHALLRFGIPSQTHIASVIASPEGVQYLQSRIPQCRLWLGAVDQKLNEQYYIVPGLGDAGDLAFGEK